The Ruminococcus bovis genome includes a region encoding these proteins:
- a CDS encoding glycosyltransferase family 1 protein, whose translation MNNKIKIAQSVTRLEFGGVESILLNYISHMDKEKLDFHIITQDINVDGCIKQFEDAGVKVHIVTHKNKSIVKNFSDLRKLMKKEKFDIVHSHMTLTNFTVLFFARLAGVKVRISHSHNAFKTNSFVKKVTWKVLKVVNKICANVYATCGYDAGVFMFGKKNMDNGNVYMMNNAIDLNKFKYNEEIRNKIRKKYGINNEICIGHIGRFMEQKNHLFLVDIFAKFLKIHPDAKLMLIGSGELEENVKEYIKEKNIESSVIFTGNITNANECYQAMDAFVLPSLFEGLPVVSIEAQAADLKCLVSDRVDKKCAITDNIEFYSIEKSPEEWAEKIDSMLGVPRETNVLNDIRKAHYDIEKESKELEKLYIGEFE comes from the coding sequence ATGAATAATAAAATAAAGATAGCACAGTCAGTAACAAGATTAGAATTTGGTGGCGTTGAGAGTATTCTTTTGAATTACATTTCTCACATGGACAAAGAAAAGCTCGATTTTCATATTATTACACAAGATATAAATGTTGATGGTTGTATTAAGCAGTTTGAAGATGCAGGCGTAAAGGTACATATTGTAACACATAAAAATAAAAGTATTGTAAAGAATTTCTCTGATTTAAGGAAATTAATGAAAAAAGAAAAGTTTGATATTGTACATAGTCATATGACGTTGACAAACTTTACAGTATTGTTTTTTGCAAGATTAGCAGGTGTAAAGGTGAGAATTTCTCATTCACATAATGCCTTTAAAACAAACAGTTTTGTAAAAAAAGTTACTTGGAAAGTGCTTAAGGTAGTAAATAAAATTTGTGCTAATGTATATGCTACTTGTGGTTATGATGCAGGGGTATTTATGTTTGGCAAAAAAAATATGGACAATGGTAATGTTTATATGATGAACAATGCTATTGACCTTAATAAGTTTAAATATAATGAAGAAATCCGAAATAAAATAAGAAAAAAATACGGCATTAATAACGAAATATGTATTGGTCATATTGGTCGTTTTATGGAACAAAAAAATCATTTATTTTTGGTAGATATTTTTGCTAAATTTTTAAAAATCCATCCGGATGCAAAGCTAATGTTAATTGGATCCGGAGAATTAGAAGAAAATGTAAAAGAATATATAAAAGAAAAGAATATTGAAAGTTCTGTAATTTTTACAGGCAATATTACAAACGCCAATGAATGTTACCAAGCAATGGATGCTTTTGTATTGCCATCTTTATTTGAAGGTTTGCCGGTAGTATCAATCGAAGCACAAGCTGCTGATTTAAAGTGTTTAGTATCTGATAGAGTTGACAAGAAATGTGCAATTACAGATAATATTGAATTTTATTCAATAGAAAAGTCACCAGAAGAATGGGCAGAAAAGATTGACAGTATGCTGGGTGTACCTAGAGAAACCAATGTGTTAAATGACATAAGAAAAGCTCATTATGATATTGAAAAAGAATCAAAAGAACTTGAAAAACTATATATAGGAGAATTTGAATAA
- a CDS encoding glycosyltransferase family 2 protein, whose protein sequence is MDKNIFLKISVIIPAYNVEKYIEKCVNSILEQSFSDFEILLVDDGSKDNTPKICDELANKDSRITVIHKENGGLSDARNAGIRKSVGKYLAFVDGDDIVDKDYLQELYRLITLEDNISVSIVGGVAFGENSKPKGSKATFSKVATSEEIVRKICLCDDIDHTAWGKLFSAELWKDFKYPVGKLYEDYLTTYRVLSKVDKIAYSDAKMYFYIQHNESIMHMKCSEKTLAVLDVADQETEFMLKTWPNISDEIMNLKVRVYLKNLQQILNSGMDDFPDYQIRIIKFIKTNSGYLLKSKKIRKAEKVKILSLLINKRLFLKLYNKFDGSVSV, encoded by the coding sequence ATGGATAAAAATATTTTTCTTAAAATATCAGTAATAATACCTGCTTATAATGTAGAAAAATATATTGAAAAATGTGTAAATAGCATTTTAGAGCAAAGTTTCAGTGATTTTGAAATTTTGTTAGTTGATGACGGTTCAAAGGATAACACTCCGAAAATTTGTGATGAATTAGCCAATAAAGACAGTAGAATAACTGTTATTCATAAAGAAAACGGTGGACTGTCAGATGCTCGTAACGCAGGTATAAGAAAGAGTGTAGGAAAGTATTTAGCATTTGTTGATGGTGATGATATTGTAGATAAAGATTATTTACAAGAGCTATATAGATTAATAACACTTGAAGATAATATTTCAGTCTCTATTGTTGGTGGAGTGGCATTTGGTGAAAATTCAAAACCTAAGGGCAGTAAAGCCACCTTTTCAAAGGTGGCAACAAGTGAAGAAATAGTTAGAAAAATATGTCTTTGTGATGATATTGACCACACGGCTTGGGGAAAATTATTTTCAGCTGAATTGTGGAAAGATTTTAAATATCCTGTTGGAAAATTATACGAGGATTATTTAACTACATATAGGGTGCTTTCAAAAGTTGATAAAATTGCATATAGTGATGCAAAAATGTACTTTTACATTCAACATAATGAATCAATAATGCATATGAAGTGTTCCGAAAAAACCCTTGCTGTTCTTGATGTTGCTGATCAAGAAACAGAATTTATGCTAAAAACTTGGCCTAATATTAGTGATGAAATTATGAATTTAAAAGTAAGAGTTTATTTAAAAAATCTTCAGCAGATTTTAAATAGTGGTATGGATGATTTTCCAGATTACCAAATAAGAATTATTAAATTTATAAAGACTAATTCAGGTTATTTGTTAAAGTCTAAAAAAATAAGAAAAGCTGAAAAGGTAAAAATTTTATCATTGCTAATTAATAAAAGATTGTTCTTGAAACTATACAATAAGTTTGATGGTAGTGTATCAGTTTAA
- a CDS encoding glycosyltransferase codes for MMVRVLHELFSLDGGGVERLVYDYYRNMDHNKVQFDFVISDLYKKGIFEDYLTEQGCKIFKIVKKTENKKKYLKQIEDIIDKGDYDVIHSHYGIYADEVMQIAKKHNIKKRIIHSHVAYEPITFMQKVKNIIHKRIALSNATDLFACGRDAGVFMWGKRAVESGKVHIMKNAVDTSKFAFSNEKRLEKRKELGVEDKFVIGIVGRLSEPKNYPFLWRVYKKVLEKRNDTALVVVGRGTEEKEIKSLAKKMGIYDKINFLGVRDDVPELLNAMDLFVLPSLYEGLPVVLVENQSNGLMSLASDKITDEMAVTDLVNFLPIEGTEEQWAEEICNYKPTIENRKSYRQQIIDNGYDIKSASLEMQNFYLK; via the coding sequence ATGATGGTAAGAGTATTACATGAACTATTTTCTTTAGACGGTGGTGGAGTAGAAAGATTAGTATATGATTACTATCGGAATATGGATCACAATAAGGTGCAATTCGATTTTGTTATAAGTGATTTATATAAGAAAGGTATTTTTGAAGATTATTTGACTGAACAAGGTTGTAAAATTTTCAAAATTGTAAAAAAAACAGAAAATAAGAAAAAATACTTAAAACAAATTGAAGATATTATTGATAAGGGTGACTATGATGTTATTCATTCTCATTATGGAATTTATGCAGATGAGGTAATGCAAATAGCAAAAAAACATAATATCAAAAAGAGAATTATACATTCTCATGTTGCCTACGAACCTATTACTTTTATGCAAAAAGTGAAAAATATTATACATAAAAGAATAGCATTATCTAATGCAACAGATTTATTTGCTTGTGGCCGAGATGCCGGTGTTTTTATGTGGGGTAAGAGAGCAGTTGAAAGTGGCAAAGTTCACATTATGAAAAATGCAGTTGATACTTCTAAATTTGCATTTTCAAATGAAAAACGCCTTGAAAAAAGAAAAGAACTTGGCGTAGAAGATAAGTTTGTGATAGGTATTGTTGGTAGGTTATCCGAACCAAAAAATTATCCTTTCTTATGGAGAGTATATAAAAAGGTTCTTGAAAAAAGAAATGATACTGCACTTGTAGTTGTAGGAAGAGGAACTGAAGAAAAAGAAATTAAATCTTTAGCTAAAAAGATGGGAATATATGATAAAATAAATTTCCTTGGTGTTAGAGATGATGTTCCTGAATTATTAAATGCTATGGACTTATTTGTTTTACCTTCACTATATGAAGGCTTGCCGGTAGTCCTTGTAGAGAATCAATCAAACGGTTTAATGTCTCTTGCTTCAGATAAGATAACTGATGAAATGGCAGTGACTGATTTAGTAAATTTCTTGCCAATTGAAGGTACAGAAGAGCAGTGGGCTGAAGAAATTTGTAATTACAAACCAACTATCGAAAATAGAAAATCTTACAGACAACAGATTATTGATAATGGTTACGACATTAAAAGTGCAAGTTTAGAAATGCAAAATTTCTATCTTAAATAA
- a CDS encoding EpsG family protein, protein MLPYIVTFTLSTVLLLFAEKSQYSIVRRVFIIVGILLPTLLAGFRADTIGTDVLVYGKSSYLDAVNSTGFSNFFSTRVTSVLSDPAYYFITYLLSLVVKDYHLGFFVYSLITCGFMYFALKRCKKMYNIPIWFGMLLFYLTIYNYSLNIMRQCIAISILFYAWTYLANRQYKMYALFNIIAILFHSSAIIGLVILPIYLLLRENRNKKTSTKIFQVGIIVVGIAILLVVGTTLIDSLVGFGLLRDNYLNYLTGGSFAGNNGVEFMVILQYAICIAFGILFYRKLKNKNIECIFLIVSVAVLFMANFGSMISTYISRIGYYFMPFQILLLCNTLKAFNKRSRIIWGTIIIGITFFFWWYTFVFRGYNETVPYLFY, encoded by the coding sequence ATGTTACCTTATATTGTAACATTTACTTTATCCACAGTTTTACTTTTATTCGCCGAAAAATCACAATACAGTATAGTTAGAAGAGTATTTATAATTGTGGGCATATTATTACCAACATTATTAGCCGGTTTTAGAGCCGATACTATTGGTACAGATGTATTAGTTTATGGTAAATCCTCATATTTAGATGCTGTAAATAGCACAGGATTTTCTAATTTTTTCAGTACTAGAGTTACATCAGTTTTATCAGACCCGGCATATTATTTTATTACATATTTACTTTCACTTGTAGTAAAAGATTATCATTTAGGATTTTTTGTTTATTCACTGATTACTTGCGGGTTTATGTATTTTGCATTAAAAAGATGCAAAAAAATGTACAATATACCTATTTGGTTTGGAATGTTGTTGTTTTATTTAACAATATATAACTATTCCTTAAATATAATGAGACAGTGTATTGCAATTTCTATTTTGTTTTATGCTTGGACATATTTAGCCAATAGACAATATAAAATGTATGCATTATTTAATATTATTGCTATACTTTTCCATTCTTCTGCAATAATCGGATTAGTGATTTTACCTATTTATTTGTTATTAAGGGAAAATAGAAACAAAAAAACATCCACAAAGATATTTCAAGTAGGTATTATTGTTGTTGGTATTGCTATTCTATTAGTAGTAGGCACAACTCTAATTGATTCTCTTGTAGGCTTTGGCTTGTTGAGAGATAATTATTTAAATTATCTTACAGGTGGTAGTTTTGCCGGTAACAATGGTGTTGAATTTATGGTGATATTGCAATATGCTATTTGTATTGCTTTTGGTATATTATTCTATAGAAAACTGAAAAATAAAAATATTGAATGTATATTTTTAATTGTTAGTGTTGCTGTTTTATTTATGGCAAATTTCGGTTCTATGATTTCTACTTATATTTCTAGAATCGGCTATTACTTTATGCCGTTTCAAATTTTGTTATTATGCAATACACTTAAGGCTTTTAATAAAAGGTCACGAATTATTTGGGGAACAATTATTATAGGTATAACATTTTTCTTTTGGTGGTATACTTTTGTATTCAGAGGATATAACGAAACAGTCCCATATTTATTTTACTAA
- a CDS encoding glycosyltransferase family 2 protein yields MKVSFIIPVYNAEKYLERCVESVLNLTGIDFELILVDDGSKDNSWNIIENYMVKDKRIRGISIENQGVSNARNTGIDMANGEVIIFVDADDYFNDKADSVLRSVLKDYDSRKLCFFNYNCFNDDGSSWVYHYPTITNTDLKLDITNLFVLNQSVNSCWCKVFSTDVIKSNNLRFDKSMKVGEDACFVMEYLMCVDDFEYIDEPIYNYYINSLGAMKSAKISTIMDEVKVYNTRIKLINHYNLHINEKQNIELHNEYFKSFLGYTKRFDRTKGFSELYSDIKRYYKEPAVVDILKNCSKQGLSKKQEIMLQIIKHKCYLLFSLLCKI; encoded by the coding sequence ATGAAAGTTAGTTTTATAATACCGGTTTATAATGCTGAGAAATATCTTGAGAGATGTGTAGAATCTGTATTAAATCTAACCGGTATTGATTTTGAATTAATATTGGTTGATGACGGTAGTAAGGATAACTCATGGAATATAATTGAAAATTATATGGTTAAAGATAAAAGAATTAGAGGTATTTCTATTGAAAATCAAGGTGTTTCAAATGCGAGAAATACCGGTATTGATATGGCAAATGGTGAAGTTATAATTTTCGTTGATGCTGATGATTATTTTAATGATAAAGCAGATAGTGTTTTGCGTAGTGTTTTAAAGGATTATGACAGTAGAAAACTTTGTTTCTTTAACTATAATTGTTTTAATGATGATGGAAGTTCGTGGGTGTATCATTATCCCACAATAACTAATACCGACCTAAAATTAGATATTACTAATTTGTTCGTTTTAAATCAAAGTGTAAATAGTTGTTGGTGTAAAGTTTTTAGCACTGATGTTATCAAGAGCAATAATCTTCGTTTTGATAAATCAATGAAAGTTGGAGAAGATGCTTGCTTTGTAATGGAATATCTTATGTGTGTAGATGATTTTGAGTATATTGATGAGCCTATTTATAATTATTATATCAATAGTTTAGGTGCTATGAAAAGTGCAAAAATCAGCACAATTATGGATGAAGTTAAGGTGTATAACACAAGAATAAAGCTTATTAATCACTATAATTTGCACATTAACGAAAAGCAAAATATAGAATTACATAATGAGTATTTTAAAAGTTTTTTAGGGTATACAAAGAGATTTGATAGAACAAAAGGTTTTTCTGAACTTTATTCTGACATAAAAAGATATTATAAAGAGCCTGCAGTAGTTGATATTTTGAAAAATTGTTCGAAGCAAGGTTTAAGCAAAAAACAAGAAATAATGTTGCAGATAATTAAACACAAGTGTTATCTTTTATTTAGTTTGTTGTGCAAAATATAG
- a CDS encoding polysaccharide pyruvyl transferase family protein, with translation MKKFLKKIYRRIFRNKLSMNKIVYKKHCMNLEYWKDHTNIGDLLSKTVFDYMIERNNIDINKPVKSFTHFLGIGSIIGIKEFDAIIWGSGVNTIAFANKIYSKRKYVKYDIRAVRGPITQQILLNCGYDCPNVYGDPAILMPLIYKPNCKKKYKVTAIIHFFEKNVKKIDGVNYLNVATTDYKNFIDVIASSEKVVSSSLHGIILAEAYGVPTVYIGTRKDEFLKYYDYYWSTERYSVKVANNVEEAIEMSPMHLPSDEIYRRIRNDLINAFPTDVWKV, from the coding sequence ATGAAAAAATTTTTGAAAAAGATATATAGAAGAATATTTAGAAATAAACTAAGTATGAACAAGATTGTCTATAAAAAACATTGTATGAATTTAGAATATTGGAAAGACCATACCAATATAGGTGATTTATTATCTAAAACAGTTTTTGATTATATGATTGAAAGAAACAATATTGACATCAATAAGCCGGTAAAGTCATTCACTCATTTTCTGGGTATAGGTTCAATAATAGGTATAAAAGAATTTGATGCAATTATTTGGGGTAGTGGTGTAAATACTATAGCTTTTGCTAATAAAATTTATTCCAAAAGAAAATATGTTAAGTATGATATTAGAGCTGTAAGAGGTCCTATCACTCAACAGATTCTTTTAAATTGTGGTTACGATTGTCCTAATGTATATGGGGATCCGGCAATATTGATGCCACTTATCTATAAACCGAATTGTAAAAAGAAGTATAAAGTTACGGCTATTATTCATTTTTTTGAAAAAAATGTTAAAAAAATCGATGGTGTTAATTATTTAAATGTTGCAACAACAGACTATAAAAATTTTATTGATGTTATAGCCTCATCCGAAAAAGTTGTTTCTTCTTCATTGCATGGTATTATTTTAGCAGAGGCATATGGTGTGCCTACCGTATATATAGGAACTAGAAAAGATGAATTTTTAAAGTATTATGATTATTATTGGTCAACTGAAAGATATTCAGTTAAAGTTGCAAATAATGTTGAAGAAGCTATAGAAATGTCACCTATGCATTTACCAAGTGATGAAATTTATAGAAGAATCAGAAATGATCTAATAAATGCTTTCCCAACTGATGTATGGAAAGTTTGA
- a CDS encoding acyltransferase: MNRLKIMYLKLRIGNKFKKAYYNFIYKGQLIWPKSVSFRERLDFLIEKGATLTIGEHTFFNRDCSITAQEKITIGDYCIFGENVKIYDHNHIFKNIPETIARQGFKTAPITIGNNCWFGTNVVVLKGVTVGNNCVISAGCIVDKDVPDNSILKRDGTIEKIVSK; this comes from the coding sequence ATGAATAGATTGAAAATCATGTATTTAAAACTCCGTATTGGAAATAAGTTTAAAAAAGCTTATTATAACTTTATTTATAAAGGGCAATTAATATGGCCAAAGTCAGTTAGTTTCAGAGAAAGACTAGATTTCTTAATAGAAAAGGGTGCTACTTTAACAATAGGTGAACATACTTTTTTTAATAGGGATTGTTCAATTACTGCACAGGAAAAAATTACTATTGGTGATTATTGTATTTTTGGTGAAAATGTAAAGATATATGATCACAATCATATCTTTAAAAATATTCCTGAAACTATTGCAAGACAAGGATTCAAAACAGCACCGATTACAATTGGAAATAATTGTTGGTTTGGTACTAATGTTGTGGTCTTAAAAGGTGTTACTGTTGGAAACAATTGCGTAATATCTGCCGGTTGTATTGTAGATAAGGATGTACCAGATAACTCAATTTTAAAGAGAGATGGTACAATAGAAAAAATTGTTTCTAAATAG
- a CDS encoding lipopolysaccharide biosynthesis protein, with protein MKLERTKNATRNIIFGVALKLYQIVLPFVMRTVMIYTIGVQYLGLNSLFTSILQVLNIAELGVGSAMVFSMYEPITKDDNKTICALMNLYKWYYRIIGGVILVFGLILLPFIPNLISGKVPSDMNVYVLYLLNLLATVFTYWLFAFRNSILQAYQRTDVTSKVTLGTDTFKYLLQVVGLCVFHNYYYYVIALLVSQILANVITAYFSKKMYPQYDPMGKLPKSEVKKINRRIKDLFTSKLGGTIVNSADTIVISAFLGLTALAIYQNYFFVITSLIALMTMVYSACLAGIGNSIIVETLEKNLNDLKKFTALIVWVSTVCTSCLLCLYQPFIAFWVGKDLQMEYSIVICICIYFFIYEINQLLNMYKDAAGLWHKDRFRPLVTALANLAMNIIMVQFWGLYGVVLSTVISTLVIGMPWLIHNLFTVLFKKEHMVDYLKLLFTFAIVGGIICAVTNIVCNLITFSSDLVTLVVRGIVCVVISNVLFIAVFRKNKRFGEAIYLIEKMFKGKLPLHKILPKNN; from the coding sequence ATGAAGTTAGAGAGAACAAAAAACGCAACAAGAAATATTATTTTTGGTGTTGCATTAAAGTTATATCAAATTGTTCTACCATTTGTAATGAGAACAGTTATGATATACACAATAGGTGTACAGTATTTAGGTCTGAATAGCTTGTTTACATCTATTTTACAGGTGTTAAATATTGCTGAACTTGGTGTTGGCTCTGCAATGGTATTTTCAATGTATGAGCCTATTACAAAGGATGATAATAAAACCATTTGTGCATTAATGAATTTGTATAAGTGGTATTACAGAATAATCGGTGGTGTAATCCTTGTATTTGGTTTGATTTTGCTACCATTTATTCCTAACTTAATTAGTGGCAAAGTTCCTAGTGATATGAATGTGTATGTACTGTATTTGCTAAACCTATTGGCTACAGTATTTACATATTGGCTATTTGCTTTCCGTAATAGTATTTTACAAGCATATCAGCGTACTGATGTTACAAGTAAAGTTACTTTAGGTACAGATACCTTTAAGTATTTATTACAGGTTGTTGGTCTTTGTGTTTTTCATAATTATTATTACTATGTAATTGCACTTCTTGTATCTCAAATTCTTGCAAATGTAATTACTGCATATTTTTCAAAGAAAATGTACCCACAGTATGACCCAATGGGTAAATTACCAAAATCGGAAGTTAAGAAAATTAACAGAAGAATTAAAGATTTGTTTACCTCAAAATTAGGTGGCACAATTGTTAATTCAGCAGATACAATTGTTATTTCTGCTTTCCTTGGACTAACTGCTTTAGCTATTTATCAAAACTATTTCTTTGTTATTACTTCACTTATAGCTTTAATGACTATGGTGTATTCAGCTTGTCTGGCAGGTATCGGCAATAGTATTATTGTAGAAACTTTAGAGAAAAATCTAAATGATTTGAAAAAATTCACTGCACTTATTGTATGGGTTTCAACTGTTTGTACCAGTTGTTTGCTTTGCTTATATCAGCCATTTATTGCATTTTGGGTTGGTAAAGATTTACAGATGGAATATTCAATCGTAATTTGTATTTGTATTTATTTCTTTATATACGAAATAAATCAACTGCTAAATATGTATAAAGATGCTGCCGGACTTTGGCATAAGGATAGATTCAGACCACTTGTAACTGCTCTTGCTAATTTGGCAATGAATATTATTATGGTTCAGTTTTGGGGTTTATACGGTGTTGTACTTTCTACAGTTATTTCAACATTAGTAATTGGTATGCCATGGCTTATTCATAACCTATTTACTGTGTTGTTCAAAAAAGAGCATATGGTAGATTATTTAAAGTTACTTTTTACATTTGCAATTGTAGGTGGAATTATTTGTGCAGTTACAAATATTGTTTGTAACTTAATTACATTTAGCAGTGACCTTGTTACTCTTGTAGTACGAGGTATAGTTTGTGTAGTTATCAGTAATGTTTTATTTATTGCAGTATTTAGAAAGAATAAAAGATTTGGTGAAGCAATTTATCTAATTGAAAAAATGTTTAAAGGAAAACTTCCTTTACATAAAATTTTACCAAAGAATAATTAA
- a CDS encoding DUF6472 family protein: protein MASSNCDYCSHYVYDDEFDYYTCDVNLDEDEAVKFMQGSFDDCSFYDPYDEYKIVRKQN, encoded by the coding sequence ATGGCAAGTTCAAATTGTGATTATTGTAGTCATTATGTGTATGATGATGAGTTTGACTACTACACTTGTGATGTAAACTTAGATGAAGATGAGGCAGTTAAGTTTATGCAAGGTAGCTTTGATGATTGTTCATTCTATGACCCATATGATGAATACAAAATCGTTAGAAAACAGAATTAA
- a CDS encoding endonuclease MutS2: protein MNKHFKALEFDKILEMLGKECSFADAREQALTLKPVFTKEETEKLLKETDDAYVLIGKFGTPSFGSPTNCANQLRRAQAGSGLTTLELLRIGENLRVIRSLRQWRNASDDRASSLDKYFNNLMPNKFLEEKINDAIIAEDEISDKASPTLSDIRRKIRTASSKAREVLDKIVRSSNYSKFLQDKVITQRDGRFVVPVRAECRGSIPGLVHDTSGSGQTVFIEPMGVVQANNDIRMLRNKEKEEIDRILLELSSMAGNCADSIIGSYQNLIDLNVIFAKGNLAYTMKAVTPIVNDKGYINLKKARHPLIDKEKVVPVDITLGKDYTLLVITGPNTGGKTVSLKTTGLLTLMAMSGLMIPCGDESEISVFKKILVDIGDEQSIEQNLSTFSAHMTNTIDILKQASRFSLVLIDELGAGTDPVEGAALAVAILQKLKEKGAKIQCTTHYAELKEFAITTEGVENGCCEFDVQTLRPTYKLLIGIPGKSNAFAISKRLGLSDDIIDNAQHLVSSESRRFEDTIEQLEKRRQTLEKRLKEANDTKALAGRQREKANSIIEKAKREAEREIEKAHQEAERISSRTKAQAQSILDRLENLEKKQKMSAEEKAKLRKSIDKMENTADPIKEKKNEKYTPPRPFKVGDSVLIFDIDKDAEILSINEKDGTAYVQAGIIKTKVKLSNLRLNKEKPKVTVQTSRKRNMPSKMDMNPTTEVDVRGETAMEAIMDVDAAIDNAVLMNINQLTIIHGKGTGVLRAEIQKYLRTHKNIKSFRLGNFGEGDAGVTICEIK, encoded by the coding sequence ATGAATAAACATTTTAAAGCACTTGAATTTGATAAAATATTAGAAATGCTTGGCAAAGAATGTTCATTTGCCGATGCAAGAGAACAGGCACTTACACTAAAACCTGTTTTCACAAAAGAAGAAACAGAAAAATTACTAAAAGAAACTGATGATGCCTATGTGCTTATCGGTAAATTTGGCACACCTAGCTTTGGTTCACCTACTAACTGTGCAAATCAGTTAAGGAGAGCACAAGCCGGTTCAGGACTAACTACCCTAGAGTTACTTCGCATTGGGGAAAATTTACGAGTTATTCGCTCACTAAGACAATGGCGTAATGCAAGTGATGACAGAGCAAGTTCACTTGATAAATACTTTAACAACCTAATGCCAAATAAGTTTCTTGAAGAAAAAATCAATGATGCAATTATTGCAGAGGATGAAATTTCCGACAAAGCATCCCCTACTCTATCTGATATTCGTAGGAAAATCCGTACTGCATCATCAAAGGCAAGAGAAGTTCTTGACAAGATTGTTAGAAGTTCCAACTACTCAAAGTTCCTACAGGACAAGGTTATCACTCAGCGTGACGGTAGATTTGTTGTACCGGTAAGAGCAGAATGCAGAGGCAGTATTCCCGGACTTGTACATGATACATCAGGTAGTGGTCAAACAGTATTTATTGAACCTATGGGTGTTGTTCAGGCTAACAACGATATTCGTATGTTACGAAACAAAGAAAAAGAAGAAATTGACAGAATTTTACTTGAACTTTCTTCAATGGCAGGTAACTGTGCAGACAGTATTATCGGCAGTTATCAAAACTTAATTGACCTTAATGTTATCTTTGCAAAAGGTAACTTAGCTTACACTATGAAGGCAGTTACACCTATTGTAAATGACAAAGGTTACATTAATCTAAAGAAAGCAAGACACCCACTAATCGACAAAGAAAAGGTTGTACCAGTTGATATTACTTTAGGTAAAGACTACACACTACTAGTTATTACAGGTCCTAACACAGGTGGTAAAACTGTATCACTAAAGACTACAGGACTACTAACCCTTATGGCAATGTCAGGTCTTATGATTCCTTGTGGTGACGAAAGTGAAATCTCTGTATTTAAGAAAATCCTTGTTGATATTGGTGACGAACAAAGCATTGAACAGAACCTTTCAACATTCTCTGCTCATATGACAAATACCATTGATATTCTAAAACAAGCATCAAGATTTTCACTTGTACTGATTGATGAACTTGGTGCAGGTACTGACCCGGTTGAAGGTGCAGCACTTGCAGTTGCAATTTTGCAGAAGTTAAAAGAAAAAGGTGCTAAAATTCAATGTACAACTCACTATGCAGAGTTAAAGGAATTTGCCATTACTACCGAAGGTGTAGAAAACGGTTGTTGTGAATTTGATGTACAAACATTAAGACCTACATACAAACTTTTAATCGGTATTCCCGGCAAAAGTAATGCCTTTGCAATCAGCAAAAGGCTAGGTCTTTCCGATGATATTATTGACAATGCACAACACCTTGTAAGTAGCGAAAGCAGAAGATTTGAAGATACTATTGAACAGCTTGAAAAACGCAGACAAACACTTGAAAAGCGACTAAAAGAAGCTAACGACACAAAGGCACTTGCAGGTCGTCAAAGAGAAAAGGCAAACAGTATTATTGAGAAAGCTAAGCGTGAGGCTGAAAGAGAAATCGAAAAAGCTCATCAAGAGGCTGAAAGAATCAGCAGTCGTACAAAGGCACAAGCACAAAGTATTCTTGACAGACTTGAAAACCTTGAGAAAAAGCAAAAAATGTCTGCTGAAGAAAAAGCAAAACTTCGCAAAAGCATTGACAAAATGGAGAATACTGCTGACCCAATCAAGGAAAAGAAAAATGAAAAGTACACACCACCAAGACCATTTAAGGTTGGTGACTCTGTACTTATCTTTGACATTGACAAGGATGCAGAAATTCTAAGTATTAACGAAAAAGACGGTACTGCTTATGTTCAGGCCGGTATCATCAAGACTAAGGTTAAATTATCTAACCTACGACTAAACAAAGAAAAGCCAAAGGTTACTGTACAGACTTCAAGAAAGAGAAATATGCCTAGCAAAATGGATATGAACCCTACAACAGAGGTTGATGTTCGTGGTGAAACTGCTATGGAGGCAATTATGGATGTTGATGCTGCTATTGACAATGCAGTTCTAATGAACATTAATCAGCTAACCATTATCCATGGTAAAGGCACAGGTGTACTTCGTGCAGAAATTCAAAAATACTTGCGTACCCACAAAAATATTAAGTCATTTAGACTTGGTAATTTTGGTGAGGGTGATGCCGGTGTTACAATCTGTGAAATTAAATAG